In Marinobacter sp. es.048, the following proteins share a genomic window:
- the eno gene encoding phosphopyruvate hydratase, whose amino-acid sequence MTKIANIKGREVLDSRGNPTVEADVILEDGTVGSACAPSGASTGSREALELRDGDASRYLGKGVLKAVKAVNSKIRDALAGKDAADQRALDQIMLDLDGTENKANLGANAILAVSLAAAKAAAISLGKPLYAHIADINGTSGKFSMPVPMMNILNGGEHADNNVDIQEFMVQPVSAKSFSEALRVGAEIFQSLKKVLKAQNLNTAVGDEGGFAPNLPSNEAALAVIQEAVEKAGYKLGTDVTLALDCASSEFYKDGQYQLSGEGKSFDSEGFADYLAGLCERYPIVSIEDGMDESDWDGWKVLTDKLGSKVQLVGDDLFVTNTKILKQGIDKGVGNSILIKFNQIGSLSETLDAIKMAQDAGFTAVISHRSGETEDTTIADLAVATCAGQIKTGSLCRSDRVAKYNRLLRIEEALDGKAPYRGLSEIKGQG is encoded by the coding sequence ATGACCAAGATTGCCAACATCAAAGGCCGTGAGGTTCTGGATTCCCGCGGTAACCCTACAGTAGAAGCCGACGTTATCCTCGAAGACGGCACCGTCGGCAGCGCCTGCGCGCCTTCTGGTGCCTCCACGGGTTCCCGGGAAGCCCTGGAGCTGCGTGACGGTGACGCTTCCCGTTACCTTGGCAAAGGTGTTCTGAAGGCTGTAAAAGCCGTGAACAGCAAGATCCGTGATGCACTGGCAGGCAAAGATGCGGCTGATCAGCGTGCTCTGGATCAGATTATGCTGGACCTCGATGGTACCGAGAACAAGGCCAACCTGGGCGCCAACGCAATCCTGGCAGTTTCCCTGGCGGCGGCCAAGGCTGCAGCTATCTCCCTGGGCAAGCCGCTGTATGCGCACATTGCAGACATCAACGGTACCTCTGGCAAGTTCTCCATGCCGGTGCCGATGATGAATATCCTGAACGGTGGCGAGCACGCGGATAACAATGTTGATATCCAGGAGTTCATGGTTCAGCCGGTTTCCGCCAAAAGCTTCTCTGAAGCCCTGCGTGTTGGCGCGGAGATTTTTCAAAGCCTGAAAAAAGTGCTGAAGGCCCAAAACCTGAACACGGCGGTTGGTGACGAGGGTGGTTTTGCTCCCAATCTACCATCCAACGAAGCCGCGCTGGCGGTCATTCAGGAAGCGGTGGAGAAAGCCGGCTATAAGCTGGGTACCGATGTGACCCTGGCTCTGGACTGTGCGTCTTCCGAATTCTACAAAGATGGCCAGTATCAGCTTTCCGGTGAAGGCAAGAGCTTCGATTCCGAAGGTTTTGCCGACTACCTTGCTGGGCTGTGTGAACGTTACCCAATCGTCTCCATCGAAGACGGTATGGACGAGAGTGACTGGGATGGCTGGAAAGTGCTGACCGACAAACTTGGCAGCAAGGTTCAGCTGGTAGGCGACGATCTGTTTGTTACGAACACCAAGATCCTGAAGCAGGGCATCGATAAGGGTGTGGGTAACTCTATCCTGATCAAGTTCAACCAGATTGGCAGCCTGAGCGAAACCCTCGATGCCATCAAGATGGCCCAGGATGCCGGTTTCACCGCAGTGATTTCGCATCGCTCCGGTGAAACCGAGGACACCACCATTGCCGATCTGGCGGTGGCCACCTGCGCCGGCCAGATCAAGACCGGCTCCCTGTGCCGTTCTGATCGTGTTGCCAAGTACAACCGGCTTCTGCGTATTGAAGAAGCTCTGGATGGTAAAGCGCCGTACCGCGGCCTGAGCGAGATAAAAGGGCAGGGCTGA
- the kdsA gene encoding 3-deoxy-8-phosphooctulonate synthase produces MAQSTVNVSGIDVANHKPFVLFGGMNVLESPELAMEVAQAYVEATGKLGIPYVFKASFDKANRSSVNSFRGPGLEKGLQILADIKSKFGVPIISDVHEPAQAAPAAEVCDIIQLPAFLSRQTDLVVAMAKTGAVINIKKAQFLAPQEMKHIITKCEEAGNDKVILCERGSSFGYNNLVVDMLGFGIMKAMDVPVMFDVTHSLQMPGGRADSAGGRRAQVTDLALAGMSQGLAGLFMEAHPDPDKAKCDGPCALRLSQLQPFLQRVKAVDDLVKSFKPIDTA; encoded by the coding sequence ATGGCGCAGAGCACCGTAAACGTTTCGGGAATCGACGTCGCCAACCACAAGCCGTTTGTGCTCTTTGGTGGCATGAACGTCCTCGAGTCGCCGGAACTGGCCATGGAAGTGGCCCAGGCCTATGTTGAGGCCACCGGCAAGCTCGGTATCCCCTACGTTTTCAAGGCATCTTTTGATAAAGCCAACCGGTCTTCTGTGAATTCCTTTCGCGGCCCCGGCCTGGAGAAAGGTCTTCAGATACTGGCGGACATCAAAAGCAAGTTCGGTGTTCCCATCATCTCAGACGTCCACGAGCCAGCCCAGGCCGCTCCGGCGGCCGAGGTTTGTGACATCATCCAGTTGCCGGCTTTCCTGAGTCGCCAGACGGACCTGGTGGTCGCCATGGCGAAAACCGGTGCGGTGATCAATATCAAGAAGGCCCAGTTCCTGGCTCCCCAGGAAATGAAGCACATCATTACCAAGTGCGAGGAAGCGGGCAACGACAAGGTGATCCTGTGTGAGCGGGGCAGCAGTTTCGGCTATAACAACCTGGTCGTCGACATGCTGGGCTTTGGCATTATGAAAGCCATGGACGTACCGGTGATGTTCGATGTGACCCACTCCTTGCAGATGCCGGGCGGACGAGCCGATTCCGCCGGTGGCCGCCGGGCCCAGGTTACGGATCTGGCTTTGGCAGGCATGTCCCAGGGCCTGGCCGGCCTGTTCATGGAAGCCCATCCCGACCCGGACAAGGCCAAATGCGATGGCCCCTGCGCTCTGCGGCTCAGCCAGTTGCAGCCTTTCCTGCAGCGGGTGAAAGCTGTGGATGATCTGGTAAAAAGCTTTAAACCTATCGACACCGCCTGA
- a CDS encoding CTP synthase, protein MTRYIFVTGGVVSSLGKGIASASLAAILEARGLKVTILKLDPYINVDPGTMSPFQHGEVFVTEDGAETDLDLGHYERFIRSPMSKRNNFTTGRVYEEVIRKERRGDYLGGTVQVIPHITDEIKRRVVEGAAGADVALIEIGGTVGDIESLPFLEACRQLKVEVGPQRALFMHLTLVPYIATAGEIKTKPTQHSVKEMRSIGLQPDILLCRSEHEVDASSRRKIALFTNVEERAVIPLQDAKSIYAIPRMLYEHGLDQLVIERFGLDARPADLSEWDNVVESLMNPEQEVTIAMVGKYMELLDAYKSLIESLLHAGIKTRTKVNINYIDSEDIERDGTGALASADAILVPGGFGERGVEGKIRTVQYARENKVPYLGICLGMQVAVIEYARNVAGLADAHSTEFREHTPEPVVGLITEWLDSTGEREERTEESDLGGTMRLGAQDCVLTEGSTIANCYGKKTIRERHRHRYEVNNHFLPRLEEAGLQISGRSTDGRLVEVVEAPDHPWFVACQFHPEFTSTPRDGHPLFRGFVEAALACKKGS, encoded by the coding sequence ATGACGCGTTATATTTTCGTCACCGGCGGTGTCGTGTCCTCCTTGGGGAAAGGTATCGCATCAGCCTCACTGGCTGCGATCCTCGAGGCACGCGGCCTGAAGGTCACTATTCTCAAGCTGGACCCGTACATCAACGTGGACCCCGGCACCATGAGCCCGTTCCAGCACGGTGAGGTTTTTGTCACCGAGGATGGCGCGGAAACAGACCTCGATCTGGGCCACTATGAGCGCTTCATCCGCTCCCCGATGAGCAAGCGCAATAATTTCACCACTGGCCGGGTTTACGAAGAAGTGATCCGCAAAGAGCGCCGTGGTGATTACCTGGGCGGAACCGTTCAGGTGATCCCGCACATCACCGACGAAATCAAGCGTCGGGTTGTGGAAGGTGCTGCCGGCGCCGATGTGGCGCTCATTGAAATCGGTGGCACAGTGGGCGACATTGAATCCCTGCCGTTCCTGGAAGCCTGTCGTCAGCTGAAGGTAGAAGTGGGCCCCCAGCGTGCACTTTTCATGCACCTGACACTGGTTCCGTACATAGCCACTGCGGGTGAGATCAAGACCAAGCCCACCCAGCACTCGGTCAAAGAAATGCGCTCTATCGGTCTGCAGCCGGATATCCTGCTGTGCCGCTCCGAGCACGAGGTGGACGCCAGTTCACGTCGCAAGATTGCCCTGTTCACCAACGTCGAAGAGCGGGCGGTTATTCCTCTCCAGGATGCCAAATCCATTTATGCCATTCCGCGCATGCTCTATGAGCACGGCCTGGATCAGCTCGTTATCGAACGATTCGGTCTGGATGCCCGGCCTGCGGACCTCAGTGAGTGGGACAACGTTGTTGAATCACTGATGAACCCCGAGCAGGAAGTGACCATTGCCATGGTCGGCAAGTACATGGAGCTTCTGGACGCTTACAAGTCACTGATCGAATCCCTGCTGCACGCCGGCATCAAGACCCGCACCAAGGTCAATATCAACTACATCGATTCTGAAGATATCGAGCGTGATGGCACCGGTGCGCTGGCCAGTGCCGACGCGATTCTGGTGCCTGGTGGTTTCGGTGAGCGCGGCGTGGAAGGCAAGATCCGCACGGTTCAGTATGCCCGTGAAAACAAGGTGCCTTACCTGGGTATCTGCCTGGGTATGCAAGTGGCCGTTATTGAATACGCCCGGAACGTGGCAGGCCTGGCAGATGCCCACAGCACTGAATTCCGCGAGCACACGCCGGAGCCAGTGGTGGGCCTGATCACCGAATGGCTGGACTCCACCGGAGAGCGTGAAGAGCGCACGGAAGAATCCGATCTGGGTGGGACTATGCGTCTCGGCGCCCAGGACTGCGTTCTCACCGAAGGTTCCACCATTGCCAACTGCTATGGCAAGAAAACCATTCGCGAGCGTCATCGCCACCGTTACGAGGTGAACAACCATTTCCTGCCGAGATTGGAAGAGGCTGGCCTCCAGATCTCTGGTCGTTCGACCGATGGCCGCCTGGTAGAAGTTGTTGAGGCGCCGGACCACCCCTGGTTTGTCGCCTGTCAGTTCCACCCCGAGTTTACCTCCACGCCTCGCGACGGCCACCCGCTGTTCAGGGGCTTCGTTGAGGCAGCGCTGGCCTGCAAGAAAGGATCCTGA
- the tilS gene encoding tRNA lysidine(34) synthetase TilS — MTRGAEPGFGFHWPEALCAPVRELPDHTRLWVALSGGLDSTLLLHLAVHCHGRTDRVRAVHINHQLQPNASDTESFCRDLCDRLGVPLVVERVTVTPGGNATGGGGIEEAARKARYSAFEALMQRGDLLLMAHHGDDQAETVLFRMLRGSGVAGLAGMPAIRALGAAELARPLLGFERAELERWARVAGLSWMDDPSNNDQRFDRNFLRHTVLPPLRERWPGLNRRLRHTAESCAESEALNRKLAALQWQGVGGEQNRLPVDGLKTLPLAEQKNLIRWWVRERGFQAPTIGDWQQVIQDLLFAREDREPEFRTDGFSLRRFQGDLYLVPDRGPLPDVPLALEPGPVLKWGEWSLRLEPVVTPERPLPPIRIFTRQGGERVRFHPAGPSRSLKKWLQELAVPPWERARLPLVFAGSGEAPELIAIGDLWCSEQYSGGACAAGWRLVIERECD, encoded by the coding sequence CACGGGGCGCTGAGCCCGGCTTCGGATTCCACTGGCCGGAGGCCTTATGTGCCCCGGTCAGAGAACTCCCAGATCACACCCGCCTTTGGGTAGCCCTGAGCGGCGGCCTCGATTCCACCCTGCTATTGCACCTGGCAGTACATTGTCATGGCCGCACCGACCGTGTACGGGCAGTGCACATCAATCATCAACTTCAGCCGAATGCCTCGGATACCGAGTCGTTTTGCCGCGACCTGTGTGATCGTCTGGGTGTGCCGCTTGTAGTTGAGCGGGTAACCGTTACTCCAGGGGGCAATGCGACTGGCGGTGGTGGCATCGAAGAGGCGGCCCGCAAAGCGCGGTATTCTGCATTCGAGGCTCTGATGCAGCGCGGAGACCTGCTCTTGATGGCTCACCATGGTGATGACCAGGCCGAAACGGTTCTGTTCCGGATGCTCAGGGGCAGCGGTGTTGCAGGGCTGGCGGGCATGCCGGCTATTCGCGCGCTGGGCGCTGCCGAGCTTGCCCGGCCCCTGCTTGGGTTCGAACGAGCCGAGCTTGAGCGTTGGGCCAGGGTCGCCGGTCTGTCATGGATGGATGATCCCAGCAATAACGACCAACGATTCGACCGGAACTTTCTGCGTCACACCGTGCTACCGCCTCTGCGGGAGCGCTGGCCCGGGCTTAATCGCAGGCTCCGGCATACGGCGGAATCCTGCGCCGAAAGCGAAGCGCTTAATCGTAAGCTGGCCGCCTTGCAGTGGCAGGGTGTCGGTGGCGAACAGAACCGTCTGCCCGTTGATGGCCTGAAAACCCTCCCTCTGGCGGAGCAGAAAAATCTGATTCGTTGGTGGGTTCGGGAGCGCGGGTTTCAGGCGCCCACAATTGGCGACTGGCAGCAGGTGATTCAGGATCTGCTTTTTGCACGAGAAGATCGGGAGCCGGAGTTCAGGACTGATGGCTTCAGCCTGCGTCGTTTCCAGGGCGATCTTTACCTGGTTCCCGATCGCGGACCGTTGCCGGACGTTCCGCTCGCTCTGGAGCCGGGGCCTGTCCTGAAGTGGGGCGAATGGTCCCTCAGGTTAGAACCTGTCGTTACCCCGGAAAGGCCGTTGCCGCCAATACGGATATTTACGAGGCAGGGTGGCGAGCGGGTCCGTTTCCACCCCGCTGGGCCATCCCGTTCGCTCAAGAAGTGGCTGCAGGAACTCGCTGTTCCACCTTGGGAAAGGGCCCGTCTGCCGCTGGTTTTCGCCGGTTCCGGGGAGGCACCCGAGCTCATTGCCATTGGCGATTTATGGTGTTCTGAACAATACTCGGGAGGCGCCTGTGCCGCCGGTTGGCGGCTGGTCATAGAGCGGGAATGTGATTGA